The Magnetococcales bacterium region AATGGGCGCGTGAAAACCGCAAGCCGACAACGCCAAGCGGCAACCGGGATTGATTTTTATCATTCTTTTAGTTGGAGTCGAACACGGAGTGGACCGTCCCGGCGTCAAAGACCCGTTCACTCCAACGTTCCAACTCCTCCCGCTCCGCAGAGGCGATCCGTTCGCGCACGGCGTCCGGCAGGGGTCCGAAGCGTTTTTGCAGCAACTGGATCAGGATCTGGGCTTTTCCGATCCGTTCGCCTTCCAGCAGTCCCTCCTGGAGACCTTCTAGCCGACCTTCCAGCCGACCTTTCGACTGACCCTCTTCCCGGGCCAATGCCACCCGTCCCCGGGCATCCGCCACGGCGATTTCCGCCTTGTCGTACAGTTCCAGTTCGTCGGGGGTCATGTTGGCTATTTTGGCTTTTTCAAAGGCGTGCCGGATGGGGGCGCTGCCCATTTTGGCCGGAATTTCCTCGATCCGGTCCGCGTGTTTGAGGAAATAGATCCACTGGTCAAAAACGGATACGCAACTGTCCAGATCCTTGGAGAACTTGGGGAGTTCCACAAAATAGTGGATGATATCCAGAAGATAGGGGTTACCGGTGACCCGCTCCCGGGATTCGTGAACCGATACGCAGTGATCAAAACCTTCAAACAGGACAAAATCGGTGATGGTGATGGCGATCACCTGCTTGAGCCTGGGATAGTCCACCCCCCGGGCGATTTGTTGGGCATAGGCCTTGGCGCTGTTGTACTGGATTCGTTTCAGAAAGGCCGCCACCTTTTCGATTTGCATTTCGACGATATAGGAGATGCCACGGTGGTCCTTGCAGCGCACATCCAGCACCGAGGATTTGAGATCCCGGATTCGGGGGGCCAGGAAGGGGTCCAGGATGGTCAATTCGGCGATGCGTCGGTCGCCTTCGAGTCCGAGCAGGCTCTCCAGAAAACTGATGAGAATATCCTTGGCATCTTCGCTGCCAAATATTTTCTTGAAGGCAAAATCGATGCGGGGATCGATGAATTTCATCTTTGGACTCCAGGTCACGTTCTTGACCCTTTTGCATGGCTTATGCTACAGTATTATTTAGTATGGAAAGGGACGAATTTGTCAATTGATTTTGATGGCTTGTCCGGAAAGGAGTGACTCTTATGAAACGCGGGTTGGTGTTACCTTTGGCCTTGGCCGGGTTGCTGGCAGCGCCCACCGGAGCCATGGCCGATGGAGGACAGGGGGCGGCCGTGGGGGCATTGGGGGGGGCTTTGGTGGGCAGTTTGTCGGGGCCATCCAAGAATCGGGTCGAAAACTCCTTGATCGGGGCATTTGCCGGGGGGTTGCTGGGTGCCGCCATTGCCAATGATCGGGATCGGCAAGGGCATGTGGTGGTCCATCAGGCCTTGGAATATGCTCCTTCGTATCAGACCACCACCTGGGTCCATCCGGAGACCCATGTCTCCTATGTGGTGGTGCCCCGACCGGCCCGAACCATCCATGGCCGTGTCTGTCGGGAGGTGGAAATCCAGGCCACCATCGATGCCAAACGGGAAACCCTCTCCGGCCTGAGCTGTCGGGATCGGTCCGGACAATGGCGTCTGGTGGATCGGGTGGAGGCCAGTCCGGTTCCCGCCCCCAGCGTGGTGGTGGCGCAGCCCGCTTCCAGCTACGTGGTGGTGGAGTCCCCGCCACCTGTGTACTATCCGGCTCCGTTGGTCATCTACCGGGGATCGTCTCATCCGTATCGTTACGGCTATCCCCGTTATTATGACCGGGATTGGCGTGACCGGCACTGGCGCTACCGCTAGCACGGTCCGGAAATCCCCTCGGTTCCCCTTGCCGCGCTCCACCGTAAGATGGTGGGGAGCGGTTTTTTTTTGGCTTGTCCTGATCCGAAAAACAAAACGCCCTTTCCCCGGCTACTCCGAAGGAAAGGGCGTTTGTGTTTGAAAGACCGATTGGTGGGTGCGGATTACAGTTCCGGTCGGAAACGAATCTCCAGTTCGCGACACTCCTGACATCCCGCGGGCGGGGAGTCCACGGATTCCGTCTTGGTGATGGCGCGCATCACCGACTCGTCATACAGCGGATTGCCCGAGGAGTGGGTCACCCGGGGATTGAGCAGGACACCATTCGGTCCCACCTGCACCACCACCGTCACCTCCAAAGCCGCCTCGCCACGCAATCCACCGGGCTTGCGCCAGTTGTCCCGCACCTTGTTGGTCACCCCGTGTTGCCAACGGGAGATGGCGAAGGACGAAACCGGTGGATCCGCGCTCGCGGCAGGCGTCGCAGCGGGATGGGCTGCCGGTTCCGGGGAGGGTTTGCTCTCCTCGGCCTTGGCTTCACCCTTGGTCGGCGATGCCTTCTGATGCTTGGCGATCTCCTTGGCCAGATCCCACTCTTCGGCTTTCTTTTCCGTCGGCTTTTCAGCCGGCTTTTCGACCGGTTTCTTCTCGGTTGATTTTTCGGAGGTCTTTTCAGACTTCTCCGTCGGTTTTTCCACCGGTTTTTCCGGCGGCTTCTTCTCCGCGGGTTTTTCCGGTGGTTTTTCAGCCGGTTTTTCCGGTGGTTTCTTCTCCACGGGTTTTTCCGGTGGTTTTTCAGCCGGTTTTTCCGGCGGCTTCTTCTCCACGGGTTTTTCGACCGGTTTTTCCGGTGGTTTCTTCTCCACGGGTTTTTCAGCCGGTTTTTCCGGTGGTTTCTTCTCCACGGGTTTCTCCACCGGTTTTTCCGGTGGTTTGGGGGGCTCCACGGGAGGCGGTTCCGGCTTTTTGGGTGTGGGTTTTTCCGGCTCCTTGGGCGGAGGCGGCGTCTCCTTGGGAGGCGGCGGAGTCTCCTTGGGCGGAGGCGGAACCGGTGGCGTCTCTTTGGGCGGCGGCGGGAGCGGCGGAGTCTCCTTGGGTGGAGGCGGAGCCGGAGGAGCCTCCTTGGGCGTGGCCGGCGGCTTGGGGGGGGTCTCCTTGGGGGGGTGAGCCTTGGGAGCCTCCTTGGGGGCGCTCGGCATTTTTTTGGGTGGCATCTCCACCAGGGCCACGGCGAACACCGGTTGCGGCGGCAGTGGCGGTTGCGTGAAGGGCACCACGAAGAACAGCGCCGCAATCAATAGATGGAGCGCAACCGAAAGCAGCAGGGTGGTACGAGAGGGCATCGGTCAACCAGGGGGTGGTTCGGTGATCAGACCGACGCGGTCCACGCCGGCCAACTGCAACTGGGACATCACCGCCATGATCGAACCATACGCGGCATTGCGATCCCCGCGCACGTAGACCGGAAAATTGGGATTGTTCTGGCGAATCGCCCGGATCTTGTCCACCATTTCGGTGACGGTGACGGCCCGGTCTTCGATATAGGTCGAACCATTGGCCGTCACGCTGATCACCAGAGGCTCGTTGTCCGTGCTCATGGCGCTGGCTTCGGAGTCGGGGAGGTTGACCTCCACCCCCTGGGTCAACAGCGGGGCGGTCACCATAAAGATCACCAGCAGCACCAACATGATGTCCACCATGGGGGTGACGTTGATGTCGCTCATGGCCTGGAGTCGGTCAGACCCCTGGTTGTTCATGCTGGATCCCATGGCCATCAGGGTTGACTCCCGCGACGGGAGGATTGCCGTTCCAGAATGTTGAGGAACTCAGAGCCGAAGTTGTCCATTTTCTGATGCTGTCTGCGCAGATCGGCGGCGTATTTGTTGTAGGCGATCACCGCCGGGATGGCGGCCACCAGTCCCATGGCCGTGGCGATCAAGGCTTCGGCGATGCCCGGGGCGACCATGGTCAAGGTGGTGGATTTGGCCCCGGCCAGACCTAAAAAGGAGTTCATGATGCCCCACACCGTGCCGAACAGGCCGATGAACGGACAGATGGAACCCACCGTGGCCAGAAAGGTCAAGCCCCGACCCAGATTGTCCACTTCCCGGTTCAAAGAGACGGTCATGGCCCGGCGCACATTGGTGAACAGATCCCCCACCTCGCTGACCCGGGTGCCATTGCTTTCCCAGCGTTTCCACTCCCGGAAGCCGGTCACGAACACCGTGACGATGGGGCTTTCCGGCCACTCCTGGGCAGCGGTCTGATAGAGTTTGGCCACGCTGCCGCCACTCCAGAAACGCTCCTCGAACTCGGCGGCGTCCTTGGTGACGCGACGGAAACGGCGCCACTTGTCGATGATGATGGCCCAGGAAACCACCGATGCGGCCAACAGGGCCAACATCACCAGTTTCACCACCGGTCCGGCCTGGACCACCAGATCCCAAATGCTGTGAGAAGTCAGTGCTTGATTCACGGTTGTTCATCCAAAGGAGGTTGCAGCCGGTTCAGGATATCCGCAGGGATGCGAACCGGCTTGAAATCACGACTCAACATGGCAATGCGCACTTTGGCCCGAATCAGCGGCGCTGCGTCGTCCGCCGGGTTGCTTCGGGTGATGGTTTGTGCGAGCGTCAGGCTGACACGCTTGGTCTGTTCCAATATTACCGAAACATTGAGCAGGTCGTCCAGTCGCGCAGAGGCCAGGAAGTCAATTTCCATGTTGGCCACCGCGAAAAGCAACCCGCGCTCCTGGAGCAGCGCCTGCTGCTCGAATCCCAGATCCCGCAGCCATTCGGTGCGGGCCCGTTCCATGAATTTAAGATATT contains the following coding sequences:
- the tolR gene encoding protein TolR, translating into MAMGSSMNNQGSDRLQAMSDINVTPMVDIMLVLLVIFMVTAPLLTQGVEVNLPDSEASAMSTDNEPLVISVTANGSTYIEDRAVTVTEMVDKIRAIRQNNPNFPVYVRGDRNAAYGSIMAVMSQLQLAGVDRVGLITEPPPG
- a CDS encoding Rpn family recombination-promoting nuclease/putative transposase, giving the protein MKFIDPRIDFAFKKIFGSEDAKDILISFLESLLGLEGDRRIAELTILDPFLAPRIRDLKSSVLDVRCKDHRGISYIVEMQIEKVAAFLKRIQYNSAKAYAQQIARGVDYPRLKQVIAITITDFVLFEGFDHCVSVHESRERVTGNPYLLDIIHYFVELPKFSKDLDSCVSVFDQWIYFLKHADRIEEIPAKMGSAPIRHAFEKAKIANMTPDELELYDKAEIAVADARGRVALAREEGQSKGRLEGRLEGLQEGLLEGERIGKAQILIQLLQKRFGPLPDAVRERIASAEREELERWSERVFDAGTVHSVFDSN
- the tolQ gene encoding protein TolQ — its product is MTSHSIWDLVVQAGPVVKLVMLALLAASVVSWAIIIDKWRRFRRVTKDAAEFEERFWSGGSVAKLYQTAAQEWPESPIVTVFVTGFREWKRWESNGTRVSEVGDLFTNVRRAMTVSLNREVDNLGRGLTFLATVGSICPFIGLFGTVWGIMNSFLGLAGAKSTTLTMVAPGIAEALIATAMGLVAAIPAVIAYNKYAADLRRQHQKMDNFGSEFLNILERQSSRRGSQP
- the ybgC gene encoding tol-pal system-associated acyl-CoA thioesterase, with the translated sequence MNTTLNTTLNTGAFHWSARVYYENTDAGGVVYHAEYLKFMERARTEWLRDLGFEQQALLQERGLLFAVANMEIDFLASARLDDLLNVSVILEQTKRVSLTLAQTITRSNPADDAAPLIRAKVRIAMLSRDFKPVRIPADILNRLQPPLDEQP
- a CDS encoding glycine zipper 2TM domain-containing protein; this translates as MKRGLVLPLALAGLLAAPTGAMADGGQGAAVGALGGALVGSLSGPSKNRVENSLIGAFAGGLLGAAIANDRDRQGHVVVHQALEYAPSYQTTTWVHPETHVSYVVVPRPARTIHGRVCREVEIQATIDAKRETLSGLSCRDRSGQWRLVDRVEASPVPAPSVVVAQPASSYVVVESPPPVYYPAPLVIYRGSSHPYRYGYPRYYDRDWRDRHWRYR
- a CDS encoding cell envelope integrity protein TolA translates to MPSRTTLLLSVALHLLIAALFFVVPFTQPPLPPQPVFAVALVEMPPKKMPSAPKEAPKAHPPKETPPKPPATPKEAPPAPPPPKETPPLPPPPKETPPVPPPPKETPPPPKETPPPPKEPEKPTPKKPEPPPVEPPKPPEKPVEKPVEKKPPEKPAEKPVEKKPPEKPVEKPVEKKPPEKPAEKPPEKPVEKKPPEKPAEKPPEKPAEKKPPEKPVEKPTEKSEKTSEKSTEKKPVEKPAEKPTEKKAEEWDLAKEIAKHQKASPTKGEAKAEESKPSPEPAAHPAATPAASADPPVSSFAISRWQHGVTNKVRDNWRKPGGLRGEAALEVTVVVQVGPNGVLLNPRVTHSSGNPLYDESVMRAITKTESVDSPPAGCQECRELEIRFRPEL